In one Deltaproteobacteria bacterium genomic region, the following are encoded:
- a CDS encoding 4Fe-4S binding protein, with the protein MLGNEAIARALVENGCSVAASYPGTPASEILSAAVRWRKECDVPMHIQWAVNEKVALEIAYTASIAGLRSAVSMKQVGLNVASDPLMSAAYTGVEGGFLVISADDPGPHSSQTEQDSRLLAMAAKVPVLDPSSPAHAMELVGIGYELSETFRIPAMLRPTTRVCHACQDILPGIPGPLRRNADFHKSPERWAATPAYRYELHRKLSETLSSVAAWPRTAPLRLNPGATGPLAVVASGVASAHAEEILRESGLWDRLPFYRVVQPYPLHTAFVIHLLGAHDEILVLEETEPVIEMQLADRRRVRGRMTGAVSEAGELLPEIVERAIARFAGLTEKPETPAEKGVGRRPTLCAGCPHRSSFYAIKKAAPRGIYPSDIGCYTLGLNLGGVDTVLCMGAAVSQAAGFYQAYRLSGKKVDIVATIGDSTFFHAGIPPLVDAVVQGARFVLVILDNSTTAMTGYQATPATGEGAAGEPTVPVDMEAMVRGCGVEFCKVGIPGRMPEFTKLLKEAIAFSHERGPAVVIAREPCVMDRKQAGIPKPRRKVRVNEECDGCRHCTEQFECPALVYDDGGQRVFVDTLQCTGCGVCLHVCPRGAIVEEGPMGENA; encoded by the coding sequence ATGCTGGGAAACGAGGCGATCGCCCGCGCCCTGGTGGAGAACGGCTGCTCCGTCGCCGCCTCCTACCCGGGAACTCCCGCATCCGAGATCCTCTCCGCGGCCGTGCGGTGGCGGAAGGAATGCGACGTCCCCATGCACATCCAGTGGGCCGTTAACGAAAAAGTCGCCCTGGAAATCGCCTACACCGCCAGCATCGCCGGGCTGCGTTCCGCCGTCAGCATGAAGCAGGTGGGGCTGAACGTCGCATCCGATCCCCTGATGAGCGCCGCCTACACCGGCGTGGAAGGAGGTTTCCTGGTTATCAGCGCCGACGATCCGGGGCCCCATTCCTCCCAGACGGAACAGGACAGCCGCCTGCTGGCGATGGCTGCGAAGGTCCCCGTGCTCGACCCGTCCTCCCCGGCGCACGCCATGGAACTTGTCGGGATCGGCTACGAACTTTCGGAGACGTTCCGCATACCGGCGATGCTGCGCCCGACCACCAGGGTGTGCCACGCATGCCAGGACATCCTCCCGGGGATACCGGGGCCGCTGCGGCGCAACGCCGATTTTCACAAGTCCCCTGAACGCTGGGCGGCCACCCCCGCCTACCGGTACGAGCTTCACAGGAAACTTTCGGAAACGCTTTCTTCAGTCGCCGCCTGGCCGCGCACCGCGCCGTTGCGCCTGAACCCCGGCGCGACAGGCCCGCTCGCGGTGGTGGCTTCGGGAGTCGCTTCGGCTCATGCCGAGGAGATCCTTCGCGAATCCGGGCTTTGGGACCGCCTGCCGTTCTACCGGGTGGTCCAGCCGTACCCGCTCCACACGGCGTTCGTCATCCACCTCCTCGGCGCCCACGATGAGATCCTGGTGCTCGAGGAAACCGAGCCCGTGATCGAGATGCAGCTTGCGGACAGGCGCCGGGTCAGGGGCAGGATGACGGGCGCGGTGTCCGAGGCGGGGGAGCTTCTCCCTGAAATAGTCGAGCGCGCGATCGCGCGGTTCGCGGGGCTTACCGAAAAGCCGGAAACGCCCGCCGAAAAGGGCGTAGGACGCCGGCCCACCCTATGCGCGGGGTGCCCCCACCGCTCGAGTTTCTACGCCATAAAGAAGGCTGCGCCGCGGGGGATCTATCCCAGCGACATCGGTTGTTACACGCTCGGCCTTAACCTCGGAGGGGTCGACACGGTACTCTGCATGGGCGCCGCGGTGAGCCAGGCCGCGGGGTTCTACCAGGCGTACCGCCTGTCGGGGAAGAAGGTCGACATCGTCGCCACCATCGGCGACTCCACCTTCTTCCATGCCGGGATACCGCCGCTCGTCGACGCGGTCGTCCAGGGCGCCCGTTTCGTGCTGGTGATACTCGACAACTCCACGACGGCGATGACGGGATACCAGGCCACCCCTGCAACAGGCGAGGGAGCGGCCGGCGAACCGACGGTTCCCGTCGACATGGAGGCGATGGTCCGCGGGTGCGGGGTGGAATTCTGCAAGGTGGGGATTCCGGGCCGCATGCCGGAATTCACGAAGCTCCTGAAGGAAGCTATCGCGTTCAGCCACGAGCGAGGACCGGCGGTGGTCATCGCCCGCGAGCCGTGCGTGATGGACCGGAAACAGGCCGGTATCCCGAAGCCGCGGCGGAAGGTTCGCGTCAACGAGGAATGCGACGGCTGCC
- a CDS encoding TRAP transporter large permease — protein sequence MSGPVAGLYGIAAMFFILFFLRIPAAFTMALVGFVGIALITSIDAAFSMVGAEMWNIFSNYGLTVIPLFILVGEIVHYAGYNFSLYDATYKWFGHYRGGLAMTTIMASAAFSAISGSNTATAATMSAVAIPAMKEYNYHPKLNAGAVAAGATLGVLIPPSIVLVVYGLYTGQSIGKLFFGNVIPSAILTVAILGTVVWICRMHPDWGTAGPRFSWKERMKALPEAIDILVLFGIIMYALFTGVVTATEAAAVSCFFGLVICLARRKLTWKKFLDSMTDTLRISCMVFMIVAGAVIFARFLTLTRLPFEAADWIQTLALPKWMVLWVILLCYIVGGCVMDALAFLLVSLPIFYPLVIQLGYDPIWFGQVITIVTTMGSIMPPIGICCYVVSGMSGIPLATVFRGSFYYMPSYIVSIIILMISPYWTVLVLSDLVK from the coding sequence GTGAGCGGCCCCGTCGCCGGCTTGTACGGCATAGCCGCCATGTTCTTCATCCTGTTCTTCCTGCGGATCCCCGCAGCATTCACCATGGCGCTCGTGGGATTCGTCGGCATCGCGCTCATCACGTCCATCGATGCCGCCTTTTCCATGGTCGGCGCCGAGATGTGGAACATATTCTCCAATTACGGGCTGACCGTTATCCCCCTCTTCATACTCGTGGGTGAGATCGTCCACTACGCCGGCTACAACTTCAGCCTCTACGACGCGACCTACAAGTGGTTCGGCCACTACCGCGGCGGCCTGGCCATGACGACTATCATGGCGTCCGCCGCCTTCTCGGCGATTTCCGGCTCCAACACGGCCACCGCCGCCACGATGAGCGCCGTCGCGATCCCCGCCATGAAGGAGTACAATTACCACCCGAAGCTGAACGCGGGGGCCGTAGCGGCCGGCGCGACGCTGGGCGTACTCATCCCTCCCTCCATCGTGCTCGTCGTGTACGGCCTCTACACCGGGCAGTCCATCGGCAAACTCTTCTTCGGCAACGTCATTCCGAGCGCCATCCTCACCGTCGCGATCCTGGGCACGGTGGTCTGGATCTGCCGGATGCACCCCGACTGGGGGACGGCCGGACCGCGGTTCAGCTGGAAGGAGAGGATGAAGGCGCTTCCGGAAGCGATCGACATCCTGGTGCTGTTCGGGATCATCATGTACGCCCTTTTCACCGGGGTCGTGACCGCCACGGAAGCCGCGGCGGTAAGCTGCTTTTTCGGCCTGGTCATCTGCCTCGCGCGCCGCAAGCTGACCTGGAAGAAGTTCCTCGACTCCATGACCGACACCCTGCGCATTTCCTGCATGGTCTTCATGATCGTGGCGGGGGCCGTGATATTCGCGAGGTTCCTGACGCTCACCCGCCTCCCCTTCGAAGCCGCGGACTGGATCCAGACGCTCGCGCTGCCCAAATGGATGGTGCTCTGGGTGATCCTGCTCTGCTACATCGTCGGCGGGTGCGTGATGGACGCGCTGGCATTCCTGCTCGTGTCGCTGCCGATTTTCTATCCCCTCGTGATCCAGCTGGGATACGATCCGATCTGGTTCGGCCAGGTGATAACGATCGTCACGACGATGGGATCCATCATGCCGCCGATCGGCATATGCTGCTACGTCGTCTCCGGGATGTCGGGCATCCCCCTGGCCACCGTATTCCGTGGTAGTTTCTATTACATGCCTTCGTACATCGTCTCCATAATCATCCTGATGATTTCCCCCTACTGGACGGTCCTGGTGTTGTCCGACCTCGTTAAGTAG
- a CDS encoding TRAP transporter small permease produces MERFAAELRKYLMVAGGVALIALTLLATLNVALRIFRAPVSGTYEIVSFLGAIVTAGALGYTQKRKDHIVVDILSEKFPAPVRRVLDAISFALMLVLFSIVSWQTFVLGKRLMQTGELSETLKVAYHPFVFLAALGFAVLALTLLLDLLETFFAGKDDRR; encoded by the coding sequence ATGGAACGTTTCGCCGCGGAGCTGCGGAAATACCTTATGGTCGCCGGGGGCGTGGCGCTCATCGCGCTCACGCTCCTGGCGACGTTGAACGTGGCGCTGAGGATCTTCCGGGCCCCGGTGAGCGGCACGTACGAGATCGTTTCCTTCCTCGGGGCGATCGTCACCGCCGGGGCACTTGGCTATACCCAGAAGCGGAAGGACCATATCGTCGTCGACATCCTGTCGGAAAAATTCCCTGCCCCTGTCCGGCGCGTACTGGACGCCATCAGCTTCGCCCTCATGCTGGTCCTGTTCTCCATAGTCTCCTGGCAGACCTTCGTGCTCGGAAAGCGCCTGATGCAGACGGGAGAGCTTTCCGAGACGCTGAAGGTCGCCTATCACCCGTTCGTTTTCCTGGCCGCCCTGGGGTTCGCCGTGCTTGCGCTTACCCTGCTGCTCGACCTGCTCGAGACATTTTTCGCAGGCAAGGATGACCGGAGGTGA
- a CDS encoding TRAP transporter substrate-binding protein: MRARQILPLGIALLFAVTVFAPAPVLSADPIKLTYANFPPAPTFPCVQMEHWVKEVEKRTGGKVKVQTFPGGTLLPAKNIFDGVISGLADIGNFAMSYQPGRFPVSEAVDLPLGFTNARVASLTLYDLIEKYKPKEFEKVKILTLFTCPPMNIMTKTPVRSLADLKGMELRVAGTSAEIIKRLGGIPVAMPQSDTPEALQKGVVKGHVSSMEILKDFKFAAYTPNATVANLSVVTFAVVMNKEKWNSLPADVKKVLDDMRRDHAMWTGNYVDNHVAESLDWSKKNHNLQLFSLSASDTATVKGLLQPMVDDYVKRISAQGLDGKKIVADVTALKKKNEQKKK; the protein is encoded by the coding sequence ATGCGAGCAAGGCAGATCCTCCCGCTCGGAATTGCGCTTCTGTTCGCCGTGACGGTATTTGCGCCCGCTCCCGTACTGTCCGCGGACCCGATCAAGCTCACGTATGCCAACTTTCCCCCCGCCCCGACTTTCCCATGCGTGCAGATGGAGCATTGGGTGAAGGAGGTGGAGAAACGGACCGGTGGCAAGGTGAAGGTGCAGACCTTCCCCGGAGGGACGCTGCTGCCCGCCAAGAACATCTTCGACGGGGTGATCTCGGGCCTGGCGGACATCGGCAACTTCGCCATGAGCTACCAGCCGGGGCGTTTTCCGGTATCCGAGGCCGTCGATCTCCCACTGGGCTTCACGAACGCCCGGGTCGCAAGCCTCACCCTTTACGACCTGATCGAGAAGTACAAGCCGAAGGAGTTCGAGAAGGTCAAGATCCTCACCCTCTTCACATGCCCGCCGATGAACATCATGACGAAGACGCCGGTCAGGTCGCTTGCGGATCTCAAGGGAATGGAGCTTCGCGTCGCAGGCACGAGCGCGGAGATAATCAAGCGCCTGGGCGGCATCCCGGTGGCCATGCCGCAGTCCGATACCCCCGAGGCTCTCCAGAAAGGAGTCGTCAAGGGGCACGTGTCGTCCATGGAAATCCTCAAGGACTTCAAATTCGCGGCGTACACTCCCAACGCAACCGTCGCGAACCTGTCCGTCGTCACCTTCGCGGTGGTCATGAACAAGGAGAAGTGGAACTCCCTCCCCGCGGACGTGAAGAAGGTGCTCGACGACATGCGGCGCGACCATGCGATGTGGACGGGGAACTATGTGGACAATCACGTCGCGGAATCGCTCGATTGGTCGAAGAAGAACCATAACCTGCAGCTGTTCAGCCTGTCGGCGTCGGATACGGCGACCGTGAAGGGTCTTCTCCAGCCGATGGTCGACGACTACGTAAAACGGATTTCCGCCCAGGGCCTCGACGGGAAAAAGATCGTCGCAGACGTAACTGCGCTGAAGAAGAAGAACGAGCAGAAGAAAAAGTAG